A genomic segment from Chitinophaga flava encodes:
- a CDS encoding RagB/SusD family nutrient uptake outer membrane protein: MKKFVYSLPLIMMLLGVSCSKDYLNRPPLGLQTDDNFYNSPGAGFKTVVNCYLGFYDFWGYQAAIAELGNMATDESDKGGSDANDRPFVIDLGYGRALASNETLNGLWAACYKGIGNCNVALERLPAAKLLDDKGNPLDDKTKSRYLAEVRFLRAYYYLDLVRIFGGVPLLTKTLQIDDRNKIVRAQASEVFQFITSELEAIGNDAALPARKDLPAAEQGRVTREAAWAVQARAYLFFAEDDKTLYAKARDAAKKVISSNAFTLEMEYQQLFLKDGYKSQESVFPLIFGDDPAAFIYGTTLPIYCSPRNVGGWGFDCPTQSLVDEFEPGDPRILFTVMDPGDVFPKANGSETLDFSSYPNTGHHNRKVFLPENRRGQGWGNDAWTMHLVRYADVLLMYAEAVLESGGSKQEAADYINLVRARASNSAHTDVEAVSRKRVVASTPLVPVTAADDLRKALRHERRVELGCEYGRVFDLLRWNTYVSTMKDYSTRPYSNGKGGAFRAPASGNKYLFPIPQQEIDRTGGGIKQNPGY, translated from the coding sequence ATGAAAAAATTCGTATATTCTTTACCGTTAATAATGATGTTGCTGGGCGTTTCCTGTTCAAAGGATTATCTGAACAGGCCGCCGCTGGGGTTGCAGACCGATGATAATTTTTATAATTCACCAGGGGCCGGCTTTAAGACGGTCGTGAATTGTTACCTGGGCTTTTATGATTTCTGGGGCTACCAGGCTGCCATTGCGGAGCTGGGCAATATGGCCACCGATGAAAGTGATAAAGGCGGTTCTGATGCCAATGACCGCCCTTTTGTGATAGACCTGGGCTATGGCAGGGCACTGGCCAGCAATGAAACACTGAATGGTTTGTGGGCTGCCTGTTATAAAGGCATCGGCAACTGTAACGTAGCGCTGGAACGCCTGCCTGCAGCTAAACTGCTGGACGACAAAGGCAATCCCCTGGATGATAAAACAAAAAGCCGTTATCTCGCAGAAGTACGTTTCCTGCGTGCCTACTACTACCTGGATCTGGTGCGCATATTCGGTGGCGTACCATTGCTGACTAAAACGCTGCAGATAGACGATCGTAATAAAATTGTACGAGCCCAGGCCAGCGAAGTATTTCAGTTTATCACCAGTGAACTGGAAGCGATAGGCAACGATGCCGCATTGCCTGCCCGTAAAGACTTACCGGCTGCAGAACAGGGCCGTGTTACCAGGGAAGCTGCATGGGCTGTTCAGGCAAGGGCCTATCTTTTCTTTGCAGAAGATGATAAAACATTATATGCCAAAGCAAGAGATGCTGCCAAAAAAGTAATCAGCTCCAATGCGTTTACACTGGAGATGGAGTACCAGCAGCTGTTTCTGAAAGATGGTTATAAGAGCCAGGAATCTGTATTCCCGCTGATCTTTGGAGATGATCCCGCTGCTTTTATCTACGGTACTACTCTACCGATTTATTGCTCTCCTCGTAACGTGGGCGGCTGGGGTTTCGACTGTCCTACACAATCACTGGTAGATGAGTTTGAGCCGGGAGATCCCCGTATATTGTTTACCGTGATGGACCCCGGAGATGTGTTCCCTAAAGCGAATGGCTCAGAAACACTGGACTTCTCTTCCTATCCCAATACAGGTCATCACAACAGAAAAGTGTTTCTGCCTGAAAACCGCCGTGGTCAAGGTTGGGGTAATGATGCCTGGACTATGCACCTGGTGCGTTATGCTGATGTGCTGCTGATGTATGCAGAAGCAGTGCTGGAAAGTGGTGGCAGCAAACAGGAAGCAGCTGATTATATCAACCTGGTGCGTGCCCGCGCCAGCAACTCCGCTCATACGGATGTGGAGGCGGTGTCCCGTAAAAGAGTAGTGGCCAGCACTCCACTGGTACCGGTAACTGCAGCCGATGACCTGCGTAAAGCCCTGCGTCACGAACGTCGTGTGGAACTGGGTTGTGAGTACGGCCGCGTCTTTGATCTGCTGCGCTGGAACACCTATGTATCCACTATGAAGGACTATTCCACCAGACCTTATTCCAACGGTAAAGGTGGTGCTTTCAGAGCGCCTGCTTCCGGTAACAAATACCTGTTCCCTATACCACAACAGGAGATAGACCGGACTGGTGGCGGCATCAAACAAAACCCAGGATACTAA
- a CDS encoding TonB-dependent receptor: MKKRRFGGASYALSQTVKLFLIMKLCFVVVLLSCLHASATAFSQEKFTFFFVKADADKIFAKIQQESDYRFFYNYAAIRQLGKVDLQVKDATLPEVMRRLLDSTSLAYRIVDNNLVVIAPKSESAAGKVSGKVTDEKGAPLIGVSVKVKGGSQGAVTDLAGGFTLQADAGAVLIVSYMGFITQEVIVNNNEPLRIILKESTSGLNEVVVIGYGTQRKKDVTGAISSVNSKDLRNVPVRNAAEALQGKASGVMVSQSSGSPGSAPVVRIRGIGSISGSNSPLYIVDGLPQTDIGWLNPNDIEAMDILKDASTAAIYGSRGSNGVVIITTRKGSRDDSKMHVTLDSYTGWQSAWKRPHMLNAEDFIKYKIRAYSADGAPLPTDLDAPEKVAAVLKFVNDNTGPNGTDWWKEIIQQNAPIQSYNVGVSGAGKNLVYASSVGYMNQKGIVKGSDYERISWRTNVSADISTRVKLTTNIGLIYESRRNVDENNPFSGTIFSAMAADPITPVYRNNLKSVPDFYNRIMTGYEANNPYSQYAGILFTNKPNPVAQVERMQQSVWEGIAIKGGAALDVKIIDPLTFRSNFGLDLGRGISKGFSPSYFLNSFDYANYNSVSNSSSWNNYFVWENTLNFDKTYGRHRITALAGISAELTKGLTYAASKQNIVNNDKDMRIIDAATMTPGASGYTYSSALQSFFGRINYVYADRYILAANVRRDGSSNFGDGYRWGTFPSASAAWRFTEENFLKNANLKWLNSGKLRASYGAIGNQYVGGGSGLYLSSYGNTYQRYVFGNTSTGFLGAERKTMANPGLQWETSKQTDIALDLGLFDGLLDVTVDYFNKKVSNMLVVMPLPTTMGYPSNPFWTNAGSMVNKGWEISLAHTHHFGDFSYGVRLNVSTFRNEVLSMGGGEPIYTTAHLGETITKTEVGKPVGYYFGWLTDGIFQTQDEVNKSPQRLSSRPGDLRFKDINGVDANGNIVPGPDGKLDAADRTMIGNPWPDFVYGVNINMNYKRFDLSMFWQGSLGNDVMNILRYDTESGTGWYNAPQGFLEKAWNGPGSTNKYYRISSNSALNSSVSDYFVEDGSYLRLKNIQLGYNFPEKWLQRARIPQLRLYVGAQNLFTFTKYSGLDPEMGNDDPRLIGIDQGYFPQARTFMIGVNAKF; the protein is encoded by the coding sequence ATGAAAAAAAGAAGATTTGGAGGGGCTTCCTATGCGCTCAGCCAGACAGTCAAACTATTCCTCATTATGAAGTTATGTTTTGTTGTGGTGTTGTTATCCTGTTTACATGCTTCAGCAACCGCTTTTTCGCAGGAAAAATTCACCTTCTTTTTTGTGAAGGCTGACGCAGACAAGATCTTCGCAAAGATCCAGCAGGAAAGCGACTATCGTTTTTTTTATAACTATGCAGCTATCCGTCAGTTGGGTAAGGTAGACCTGCAGGTAAAGGATGCTACCTTGCCGGAAGTCATGCGGCGCTTACTGGACAGCACATCACTGGCTTACCGTATAGTAGATAACAATCTGGTGGTAATTGCTCCCAAGTCGGAATCCGCTGCCGGGAAGGTTTCCGGTAAGGTGACCGACGAAAAAGGTGCTCCGCTGATCGGCGTGTCTGTTAAAGTAAAAGGTGGTAGTCAGGGCGCGGTGACAGACCTGGCCGGTGGTTTTACGTTACAGGCTGATGCGGGTGCAGTACTGATCGTGAGCTATATGGGTTTTATCACTCAGGAAGTGATTGTTAACAATAATGAACCACTGCGTATCATCCTGAAAGAATCTACCAGCGGCCTGAATGAGGTAGTAGTGATTGGTTATGGTACCCAGCGCAAAAAAGATGTGACCGGTGCTATCAGCTCTGTGAACAGCAAAGATCTGCGCAACGTGCCGGTACGCAACGCGGCTGAAGCCCTGCAAGGCAAAGCCAGCGGCGTAATGGTGTCGCAAAGTAGCGGCAGCCCCGGATCGGCGCCGGTAGTACGTATCCGTGGTATCGGCTCTATCAGCGGCAGCAACTCCCCGCTATACATCGTAGATGGATTGCCCCAGACAGATATCGGTTGGCTCAACCCTAATGATATTGAAGCCATGGACATCCTGAAAGATGCCTCTACTGCAGCGATCTACGGCTCCAGAGGTTCCAATGGTGTAGTGATCATCACCACCCGTAAAGGAAGTCGCGATGATTCCAAAATGCATGTGACCCTCGATAGTTACACCGGCTGGCAGTCGGCCTGGAAACGGCCACACATGCTGAATGCAGAAGATTTTATAAAATACAAAATACGCGCGTACAGCGCCGATGGTGCGCCATTGCCCACTGATCTGGATGCTCCTGAAAAAGTGGCTGCTGTACTGAAATTCGTTAACGATAACACCGGGCCTAACGGTACCGACTGGTGGAAGGAAATCATTCAGCAAAATGCACCTATCCAGAGTTATAACGTAGGCGTGAGCGGTGCTGGCAAAAACCTGGTATATGCTTCCAGTGTAGGTTATATGAATCAGAAAGGTATTGTAAAAGGTTCCGACTACGAACGTATCTCCTGGCGTACCAATGTGAGCGCAGATATCAGCACCCGTGTGAAACTGACCACCAATATCGGCCTGATCTATGAAAGCCGCCGCAATGTAGATGAAAACAATCCTTTCAGCGGTACCATCTTCAGCGCGATGGCAGCAGATCCTATCACGCCGGTATATCGCAACAACCTGAAGAGTGTACCGGATTTCTACAACCGTATCATGACTGGCTATGAGGCCAATAATCCTTATTCCCAATACGCCGGCATCCTCTTTACCAACAAGCCCAACCCTGTGGCACAGGTAGAACGCATGCAGCAAAGTGTATGGGAAGGTATCGCCATCAAAGGAGGTGCTGCGCTGGATGTGAAGATCATTGACCCGCTGACTTTCCGGAGTAATTTCGGACTGGACCTGGGCCGTGGTATCTCCAAAGGATTTTCACCTTCCTATTTCCTGAACTCTTTCGATTATGCCAACTATAACAGCGTGAGCAACAGTTCCAGCTGGAACAATTATTTCGTGTGGGAGAATACGCTGAACTTCGATAAGACCTATGGCAGGCATCGTATCACTGCGCTGGCGGGTATTTCCGCGGAGCTGACCAAAGGCCTCACCTATGCTGCTTCCAAACAGAATATCGTGAATAACGATAAAGACATGCGCATTATTGATGCTGCCACTATGACTCCTGGCGCTTCCGGATATACTTATTCCAGCGCGTTGCAGTCGTTCTTTGGCCGTATCAACTACGTATATGCTGACCGTTATATTCTCGCTGCCAATGTACGCCGGGATGGTAGTTCCAACTTCGGTGATGGCTACCGCTGGGGTACTTTCCCCTCTGCTTCTGCCGCTTGGCGTTTTACGGAAGAAAACTTCCTGAAGAATGCTAACCTGAAATGGCTGAATAGCGGTAAACTGAGAGCCAGCTACGGCGCTATCGGTAATCAGTATGTAGGAGGTGGCAGTGGATTATACCTGTCTTCCTATGGCAACACTTACCAGCGTTATGTGTTTGGTAATACCAGCACCGGCTTCCTGGGTGCAGAACGCAAAACCATGGCCAATCCTGGCCTGCAGTGGGAAACTTCCAAACAAACCGATATCGCATTGGACCTGGGTTTGTTTGATGGGCTGCTTGACGTGACCGTAGATTATTTCAACAAAAAAGTAAGCAACATGCTGGTGGTGATGCCTCTGCCCACCACCATGGGATATCCGTCTAATCCGTTCTGGACCAATGCCGGCAGCATGGTCAATAAAGGCTGGGAAATATCGCTCGCACATACACATCACTTTGGAGACTTCAGCTATGGCGTACGTCTCAATGTATCTACCTTCCGCAACGAAGTGCTGAGTATGGGTGGCGGAGAACCGATTTATACTACGGCTCACCTGGGCGAAACGATTACCAAAACAGAAGTGGGTAAACCGGTAGGTTATTATTTCGGCTGGCTCACAGATGGTATCTTCCAGACACAGGATGAAGTGAATAAAAGTCCGCAGCGTCTGAGCTCCCGTCCTGGTGACCTGCGTTTTAAAGATATCAATGGTGTGGATGCCAATGGCAATATCGTGCCTGGCCCTGATGGTAAACTGGATGCTGCCGACCGTACCATGATCGGCAACCCATGGCCCGATTTCGTGTATGGGGTGAATATCAATATGAACTATAAACGTTTTGACCTGAGCATGTTCTGGCAAGGTTCTCTGGGCAACGACGTGATGAATATCCTGCGTTATGATACAGAATCCGGCACCGGCTGGTATAATGCACCACAGGGCTTCCTGGAAAAAGCCTGGAACGGCCCCGGCTCTACCAACAAATATTACCGTATCTCTTCCAACTCTGCCTTAAACAGCAGTGTGTCTGACTATTTCGTGGAAGATGGTTCCTACCTGCGCCTCAAGAATATACAGCTGGGTTACAACTTCCCGGAAAAATGGCTGCAAAGAGCACGTATACCACAGTTACGGTTATACGTAGGTGCACAGAACCTGTTCACCTTCACCAAATACAGTGGCCTTGATCCTGAGATGGGCAATGATGATCCCAGACTGATAGGGATAGATCAGGGATATTTCCCGCAGGCCCGCACTTTTATGATCGGGGTGAACGCTAAATTCTAA
- a CDS encoding FecR family protein encodes MKAARILELMARKAGRAASREELEELEQLLEENPDYRFMETVIDTAGNDTSDAAVVAAGWDKIAQSLDTPVVSIPSRRRYWWAAAAVVLAAAGAGIWKLTGKHNTPALALQQISAPLGSTIKALLPDGTEVWINAGSKISYDPRFAGTTRDVTVAGEVFFDVAKDDNKPFIVHSENLAIQVLGTSFNVRAYGDDQKAEVAVISGRVQVMMCNSPEKKVVLLPREKLVLSLDKVAAPKQNDSIQHATFKVQELADSKDPAVVMETAWCDHKLAFMNETFAEVARKMERQFNVNIVFEDEALKHEVLSGVFEKEDINKALQLLQMTTGFHYRIVERQIYLSR; translated from the coding sequence ATGAAAGCAGCAAGAATACTGGAGTTGATGGCACGAAAGGCCGGCAGGGCAGCGAGCAGGGAAGAACTGGAAGAGCTGGAGCAGCTGCTGGAAGAAAACCCGGATTACCGGTTTATGGAGACCGTGATCGATACAGCAGGCAATGATACCAGCGACGCCGCAGTGGTAGCTGCCGGCTGGGACAAAATTGCGCAGTCACTGGACACTCCAGTGGTGAGTATACCATCGAGACGACGTTACTGGTGGGCTGCTGCAGCGGTGGTATTGGCTGCCGCAGGTGCCGGAATCTGGAAACTCACCGGAAAGCATAACACGCCTGCGCTGGCTTTGCAACAGATCAGCGCTCCCCTGGGTAGTACTATCAAGGCACTGTTGCCAGATGGTACCGAAGTATGGATTAATGCCGGCAGTAAAATCAGTTATGATCCCCGTTTTGCTGGTACAACCCGCGATGTGACTGTAGCCGGAGAAGTATTTTTTGATGTGGCCAAAGATGATAACAAACCTTTTATCGTTCATTCGGAAAACCTCGCGATACAGGTGCTGGGTACCTCTTTTAATGTAAGAGCCTATGGCGACGACCAGAAAGCAGAAGTGGCCGTGATCTCCGGCAGGGTGCAGGTGATGATGTGTAACAGTCCTGAAAAAAAAGTAGTGTTGCTGCCCCGTGAAAAACTGGTGCTGTCACTCGATAAAGTGGCTGCTCCCAAACAAAACGATAGTATACAACATGCCACGTTTAAAGTACAGGAACTGGCCGACAGCAAAGATCCAGCAGTAGTGATGGAAACTGCCTGGTGCGATCATAAGCTGGCCTTTATGAATGAGACCTTTGCGGAAGTGGCGCGTAAAATGGAGAGACAGTTTAATGTCAACATAGTATTTGAAGACGAAGCACTGAAGCATGAAGTACTGAGCGGCGTATTTGAAAAAGAAGATATCAACAAGGCACTGCAGTTATTGCAGATGACCACAGGATTCCACTATAGAATTGTAGAGCGACAGATTTACCTGTCCAGATAA
- a CDS encoding RNA polymerase sigma-70 factor, protein MKELLYRIQFHDDQQAFKAFYQQQMFPLYQFALAFLKQHQPAEEVVNDVFVRLWQRRNTLHEIENIKVYLYVAVKHAALNQLRSATTFTEADLDNLQVPQIRFCAGAEQLLLTHELQSAIAAAVRQLPPKCRLIFKMVKEDGLSYKEVAGILNISPKTVDAQLIIALKKLTTSLQHYLLPQG, encoded by the coding sequence ATGAAGGAGCTGCTTTACCGTATACAATTTCACGATGACCAGCAGGCATTTAAAGCTTTTTATCAGCAGCAGATGTTTCCGCTATATCAGTTTGCCCTGGCATTCCTGAAGCAGCATCAGCCCGCAGAAGAAGTAGTGAATGATGTTTTCGTCCGCCTATGGCAGCGCAGAAATACCCTGCATGAAATAGAGAATATAAAAGTGTATCTCTATGTGGCGGTAAAACATGCTGCACTCAACCAGCTGCGTTCAGCTACCACCTTCACGGAAGCTGACCTCGATAATTTGCAGGTGCCACAGATCCGATTTTGTGCCGGAGCAGAACAACTGTTACTCACACATGAGCTGCAAAGCGCTATAGCCGCGGCAGTCCGCCAGCTACCACCCAAATGCAGGCTTATCTTTAAGATGGTAAAAGAAGACGGTCTTTCCTACAAAGAAGTAGCGGGTATACTCAATATCTCTCCCAAAACCGTAGATGCCCAACTGATTATCGCATTGAAAAAACTAACTACTTCTCTGCAACATTATTTGTTGCCCCAGGGCTGA
- a CDS encoding MBL fold metallo-hydrolase: MKTFTITGYSTALFSTWYFIDELGILFDAGDGVTSTLLQKSRKIQHVFLSHADRDHITGLLQLNQLNARDGLPVICYPRDGQSYPALEAFTKKFDPHIATTVWMPVAPGDEIWIKNDMLVVPLRNEHVDAAPDTVRSLSYKVMQTKRKLRPELAGLSEDEIKIISREKGKESTTMEVRTNILSYSGDTPVANPETWQDAEILIHEATFLGGEEMVAPNSDKHRHSRLEEVIEMVSATRVQQLILGHFSSRYSAEEIDQRLRQLCDRYALNIPVFRLLPGQTVRDILHSQPINH; encoded by the coding sequence ATGAAAACGTTTACGATCACCGGCTATTCTACGGCCCTGTTTTCCACCTGGTATTTTATCGATGAACTGGGTATTTTGTTTGATGCAGGTGACGGGGTTACTTCCACTTTATTACAGAAAAGCAGAAAGATCCAGCATGTATTTCTTTCCCATGCAGACAGAGACCATATTACCGGTTTGCTGCAACTGAATCAGCTGAATGCCCGTGATGGTTTGCCGGTGATCTGTTACCCCAGGGACGGCCAGTCGTATCCGGCGCTGGAAGCGTTCACTAAAAAATTTGATCCGCATATTGCCACTACTGTATGGATGCCAGTCGCGCCAGGTGATGAAATATGGATAAAGAATGATATGCTGGTGGTACCCTTGCGTAATGAACATGTAGATGCCGCACCTGATACCGTGCGCAGCCTGAGTTATAAGGTGATGCAGACAAAACGCAAGCTGCGTCCTGAATTGGCGGGACTTTCAGAAGACGAGATTAAAATTATCAGCCGTGAAAAAGGAAAGGAAAGTACCACGATGGAGGTACGTACCAATATTCTGAGTTATTCCGGCGATACGCCGGTAGCGAATCCTGAAACCTGGCAGGATGCAGAAATACTGATCCATGAAGCCACTTTCCTGGGCGGAGAGGAGATGGTAGCCCCCAATTCCGATAAGCACCGGCATAGCCGCCTGGAAGAAGTTATAGAAATGGTGAGTGCTACCCGTGTGCAACAGCTGATACTGGGGCATTTTTCCTCCCGTTATTCAGCTGAAGAGATTGACCAGCGACTGCGCCAGCTATGCGATCGTTATGCCCTGAATATCCCGGTATTCCGTTTATTACCCGGACAAACGGTTAGGGATATACTCCATAGCCAGCCTATTAACCATTAA
- a CDS encoding heavy metal translocating P-type ATPase: MKENNTVAPARKPVSAHHPDHQHKPGEKQDHKHSHDHGQGCDHGHAHTMMIFGKNTELYFSLLCGILLGIAWLLGNTIVISQTATLSLLLGAYFFGGFFTTKEAVQTIAKGGFEIDFLMLVAAVGAAILGKWEEGALLLFLFSLGHSLEHYAMDKARKSISALASLAPKTALLKTNGATTEVDTSVLKAGDIIVVRPNTKISADGIVVAGASSVNQAPITGESVPVDKIPVDNPAAALLHDNIDARYKVYSGSINGNGSLEVMVSQPASDSTISRLVKMVNEAQSQKSPTQQFTDKFQRIFVPSVLTLVVLLCFAFLVIDESFGASFYRAMSVLVAASPCALAISTPSAVLSGVARAARMGVLIKGGRPLEDLGTLTAVAFDKTGTLTEGKPKLTQVIPMNGLSENELLQAAVAVEALSDHPLAKAIVRDGKTRLGNLPVPEAQQLEAVLGKGIKATWQQQPVYIGNLALFDALDTHLPSQELRTRVQELERAGNTTMIVRKGDVYAGIIAVMDTPRPEAAEALKALKNAGIRRMIMLTGDNQQVADAVAREIGITDAWGSLLPEQKVAAIQKLAKDENKVAMVGDGVNDAPAMANSTVGIAMGAAGSDVALETADIALMGDKLSLLPFAIGLSRTASRIIKQNLWISLGMVAVLIPLTITGIASIGPAVMAHEGSTLIVVFNGLRLLAYKGPRAEALG; encoded by the coding sequence ATGAAAGAAAACAATACAGTTGCACCTGCCAGGAAACCTGTTTCAGCTCATCATCCCGACCATCAGCATAAACCGGGCGAAAAACAGGACCACAAACATAGCCATGATCATGGTCAGGGTTGTGATCACGGTCACGCCCACACGATGATGATTTTCGGTAAAAATACGGAGCTCTATTTCAGCCTGCTCTGCGGCATACTGCTGGGCATCGCCTGGTTGTTGGGGAACACCATCGTCATTTCACAAACGGCTACACTGTCCCTCCTGCTGGGCGCTTATTTCTTCGGCGGTTTCTTTACCACCAAAGAAGCTGTCCAAACCATCGCCAAAGGAGGCTTTGAAATAGACTTCCTGATGCTGGTAGCTGCAGTAGGCGCCGCCATCCTGGGCAAATGGGAAGAAGGAGCACTGCTGCTGTTCCTCTTCAGTCTCGGACATTCTCTTGAACATTATGCGATGGACAAAGCCAGAAAATCCATTTCCGCGCTGGCCAGCCTGGCCCCTAAAACGGCTCTCCTCAAAACCAACGGCGCCACCACCGAAGTAGACACCAGCGTCCTCAAAGCAGGCGATATCATAGTAGTAAGACCCAACACCAAAATATCCGCTGACGGTATTGTAGTGGCAGGTGCCAGCAGTGTTAACCAGGCACCTATCACCGGCGAAAGTGTACCAGTAGATAAAATACCGGTAGACAACCCTGCTGCCGCTCTTCTGCATGATAACATCGACGCCCGCTATAAAGTGTATTCCGGCTCCATCAATGGCAACGGCTCCCTGGAAGTGATGGTCAGCCAACCTGCCAGCGACTCTACCATTTCAAGACTGGTGAAAATGGTGAATGAAGCACAATCGCAGAAATCACCCACACAGCAGTTTACAGATAAATTCCAGCGCATCTTCGTACCATCAGTCCTCACACTGGTAGTACTCCTGTGTTTCGCCTTCCTCGTCATCGACGAATCTTTCGGCGCCAGCTTCTACCGTGCCATGTCCGTACTGGTGGCAGCCAGCCCTTGTGCACTGGCTATCTCCACACCCAGCGCAGTACTAAGCGGCGTAGCCCGCGCTGCCCGCATGGGTGTACTTATCAAAGGCGGCCGTCCGCTGGAAGACCTCGGTACCCTCACCGCCGTAGCCTTCGATAAAACAGGTACCCTCACCGAAGGCAAACCTAAACTCACACAGGTAATACCGATGAACGGCCTCTCCGAAAACGAGCTGCTGCAAGCCGCCGTAGCCGTCGAAGCCCTCAGCGACCACCCGCTGGCCAAAGCCATCGTAAGGGATGGTAAAACCAGACTCGGCAACCTGCCCGTACCCGAAGCCCAGCAGCTCGAAGCCGTACTGGGTAAAGGTATCAAAGCTACCTGGCAGCAACAGCCGGTATATATCGGCAACCTCGCCCTCTTCGATGCCCTCGATACCCATCTGCCTTCCCAGGAACTCCGTACCCGCGTACAGGAACTGGAACGTGCAGGCAATACGACCATGATTGTGCGTAAAGGAGACGTTTACGCGGGCATCATCGCTGTAATGGACACACCTCGCCCCGAAGCTGCAGAGGCGCTTAAAGCGCTTAAAAACGCCGGAATACGGCGCATGATCATGCTCACCGGTGACAACCAACAGGTAGCCGACGCCGTAGCCCGCGAAATAGGCATCACCGACGCCTGGGGAAGCCTCCTGCCAGAACAGAAAGTAGCCGCCATACAAAAACTAGCCAAAGACGAAAATAAAGTCGCCATGGTAGGCGACGGTGTTAACGACGCCCCCGCCATGGCCAACAGCACCGTCGGCATCGCCATGGGCGCCGCCGGCTCAGACGTAGCACTGGAAACAGCAGATATCGCCCTCATGGGAGATAAACTCTCCCTCCTGCCCTTCGCCATCGGCCTCAGCAGAACAGCCAGCAGGATCATCAAACAAAACCTCTGGATCAGCCTCGGCATGGTAGCGGTACTCATCCCCCTCACCATCACCGGCATCGCCTCCATAGGCCCCGCCGTAATGGCCCACGAAGGATCTACGCTCATCGTCGTATTCAATGGGCTGCGATTGCTCGCCTATAAAGGTCCCAGGGCTGAAGCCCTGGGCTAA